One stretch of Microbacterium terrae DNA includes these proteins:
- the rraA gene encoding ribonuclease E activity regulator RraA translates to MTIATADLYDERGDELDSLSLQLHDFGGHVGFEGPVRTVRCHRDNALVKQLLATPGDGAVLVIDGGGSLESALVGDLIAASAVDNGWAGLIVHGAIRDRDAIAALPIGVKALGSNPRKSAKDGVGEIDVEVVVAGVRFAPGLRVWADADGVLVER, encoded by the coding sequence ATGACCATCGCGACGGCCGATCTGTACGACGAACGGGGAGACGAGCTCGACTCGCTCTCGCTCCAGCTGCACGACTTCGGCGGGCACGTCGGCTTCGAAGGGCCCGTGCGCACGGTGCGGTGCCACCGCGACAACGCCCTCGTCAAGCAGCTGCTCGCGACGCCGGGTGACGGGGCAGTGCTCGTGATCGACGGCGGGGGCTCGCTCGAGTCGGCGCTGGTGGGCGACCTCATCGCCGCGTCCGCCGTCGACAACGGCTGGGCGGGACTCATCGTGCACGGGGCCATCCGCGACCGCGACGCCATCGCCGCGCTGCCGATCGGCGTGAAGGCGCTCGGGTCGAACCCCCGCAAGAGCGCGAAAGACGGTGTCGGCGAGATCGACGTCGAAGTGGTCGTGGCCGGGGTGCGTTTCGCGCCGGGGCTGCGGGTGTGGGCGGATGCCGACGGGGTGCTCGTCGAGCGCTGA
- a CDS encoding VOC family protein: MFTADKPFSSFSVDDLEAAKEFYGGTLGLSVRPSDEMGAMAIDLAGGGHLFIYSKSNHEPASFTVLNFSVDDVEAAVDDLNSRGVVTKIYTDPDYGTDAKGISRDFEGGPSIAWFRDPAGNVIAVGEMVDGML; this comes from the coding sequence ATGTTCACTGCTGACAAGCCGTTCTCGAGCTTCTCGGTCGACGATCTCGAGGCCGCGAAGGAGTTCTACGGTGGCACGCTCGGGCTGTCTGTCCGCCCGTCCGACGAGATGGGCGCGATGGCCATCGACCTCGCCGGCGGGGGCCATCTCTTCATCTACAGCAAGTCGAACCATGAGCCCGCGTCGTTCACCGTGCTGAACTTCTCGGTCGACGACGTCGAGGCTGCGGTCGACGACCTCAATTCTCGCGGCGTCGTCACCAAGATCTACACCGACCCCGACTACGGCACCGATGCGAAGGGCATCAGCCGTGACTTCGAGGGCGGGCCGTCGATCGCGTGGTTCCGCGACCCCGCCGGCAACGTCATCGCGGTCGGCGAGATGGTCGACGGGATGCTGTAG